The following are encoded together in the Lactuca sativa cultivar Salinas chromosome 1, Lsat_Salinas_v11, whole genome shotgun sequence genome:
- the LOC111905263 gene encoding transcription initiation factor TFIID subunit 11: MKQSKDPFEVAFEELDESLVDSPDSHDDIVAQTLSSKPNINSQRDDLENSIHPLNQPKSRVRLPQLQQPSQPIRRHKEDDDEEEEENMDVELGKFPSTGDPDKMAKMQSILSQFTEEQMSRYESFRKSGFQKSNMKRLLASITGSAKISMSMTIVVSRIAKIFVGELVETARVVMTERKKTGPIRLLCGEMDNKDVKLRLNINKCESCELIVLAFANEIGIPFLETSAKSSTNVEEAFMAMSAEIKNRIASQPLMNNARPLTFQIRGHPV; the protein is encoded by the exons ATGAAGCAATCAAAAGATCCTTTCGAAGTAGCATTTGAGGAATTAGATGAATCCCTGGTTGATTCCCCTGACTCTCATGATGATATTGTGGCTCAAACTCTATCATCAAAACCAAATATCAACTCCCAAAGAGATGATTTGGAAAACAGTATTCATCCTTTAAACCAACCAAAATCAAGAGTTAGATTACCTCAACTTCAGCAGCCATCCCAACCAATCAGAAGACACAAAGAAGATGAcgatgaggaagaagaggaaaacaTGGATGTTGAACTTGGAAAATTCCCATCTACAGGAGACCCCGACAAAATGGCCAAAATGCA GTCAATATTATCACAGTTCACTGAGGAACAAATGAGTAGGTATGAATCTTTCAGAAAATCTGGATTTCAGAAATCAAACATGAAAAGG TTATTAGCCAGCATTACTGGAAGTGCCAAGATTTCAATGTCAATGACTATTGTCGTATCCAGGATAGCAAAGATTTTTGTTGGTGAACTTGTTGAGACAG cgAGGGTAGTGATGACAGAGAGAAAGAAGACAGGGCCAATAAGGCTGT TATGCGGGGAGATGGATAATAAAGATGTGAAATTGAGGCTAAACATCAACAAATGTGAAAGTTGTG AGTTAATTGTGTTGGCATTTGCTAATGAGATTGGGATTCCATTCCTTGAAACAAGTGCTAAAAGTTCCACCAATGTGGAAGAAGCTTTTATGGCTATGAGTGCTGAAATTAAAAATAG GATAGCAAGTCAACCGTTAATGAACAATGCTAGACCTCTTACTTTTCAGATCCGAGGACAT ccCGTGTAA